From the genome of Methanoregula boonei 6A8:
GTGGATGCGGGAGCCGGGGATGCCAGTTACCTTGCCCCTGAAACCATGGAGCGGATGACCTCCGATCTTGGCCGGACCCTCAGGCAGCGGACAACGCTCTACGAACTCGTGTAAAGCGTAATGGAAAGCGGCGCAGAAAAAATAAAATCAGTTTTTTTGTAAAGCTGGGGCAGATCCCCGTTTACAGCTGTTCCAGTGCCTGCCGGCCGGTCATACCGTTCTTGATTCCCCGGCTCATGGCTGCCCGGTTGGTCTCTTTTACGATCCCGGTCAGGATATCGGTCGTGTTCACAATGGACGGGCCGGTGGCGGGCCGGACTTTTGCAGCGGGATAACTAAACGAGTCCAGCGCAGCCACATCGAAAGCGCCGCACCCGACAAGCCCAACGTCGGTGATAATGGCCACGAGGTTGGCCGGTCCCAGCGGGATAACGTACCCTTCGGCAACCTTGTGAGCCAGCTGAACGGTGACTTTTTCCATAACACTCCTGAATGGACATTGGTGCCACGGTGTTATAAGGACTGCGGGACAGGCAATCCGATAGGTTTACGTTCAGTGTGACACAGTGTGACACACTAAGACGAAGGGTGATCGTATGGACAGGGATCGTGCCACACTCCTCTCCGGTGCAGTGGAAGGGGACCGGATTAGCGAAAAGGACGCACTGCGCCTCTTTTCAACACGCGACCGCGACGTCTGGAAGATCGCGGCTGCCGCGGATGAGAAACGGGAGCAGGTTGTCGGTGATGCAGTTACCTATGTCAGGAACCAGAATATCAACGTGACCAACCTATGCGTCAACGCTTGCGGGTTCTGCGGTTTTGGAAAAAAGCCCGGCGATGAGGGCATCTATTTCCATGATGAGGC
Proteins encoded in this window:
- a CDS encoding YunC family protein; translation: MEKVTVQLAHKVAEGYVIPLGPANLVAIITDVGLVGCGAFDVAALDSFSYPAAKVRPATGPSIVNTTDILTGIVKETNRAAMSRGIKNGMTGRQALEQL